In the genome of Primulina eburnea isolate SZY01 chromosome 13, ASM2296580v1, whole genome shotgun sequence, the window ATATACTGCAAAGATTCCAAGTATTTGCCACATCTTTTGGCACCTTGATTATAACTTCAAGGGCCTAACCATCATCAGGCATCTGGACGAAATTCTAGCACACGTACAGCTAAATGTGTCATCGGGCCACATCAAAAGTCAAATGGTTTGAATACAATCAGACCTGCGGATATACCCAAAATATTGCAGTGAGGCCTACTGGAAGGATCAATCTGATATAATTGACATGTAAAAAATTTAGTTTTAAATTATGAAGTACTGATGAACAAGACATGTTGGAGGAGAAGAAATTTATAACTCAACTCCGAATTTGGCAACGAAATGGAAGGCAAGCCAATCAGTGGTTAGAAAATGGGTTATAACTGGAAGCAATCCATTTTCACGTCGGTCACATCAAGTCGCAATATTTCTGCTCTGCATCCTAGCATAGAACCAACACTGCAGTACAACATGATACACGTAAAAAAATGCTAGAGTAGgtaaaataattgattttcatACCTAGGGTGTGTCCGTCCTAGGTCTCCATGAACAAATTCCTTGATGTACGTTCCAGCCTGTTTGAGAaacaatcatcaataacaatgGCCAGTCAATATTTTTGGGAAGTTGGAAATTcgggatagttttcctcatatatatttttttacatcAGCAAATAACTTAGAAATACAATCACTTCTTTTACCAAACCAACCGCATATGCATCTATGTCATCTGAGATCCAAATATGAAATGCAATCTCCTTCCTTtcagtatataatatatattatgtagACCCCGGACAAAGATCTCATTTCAGGTCTATTCTCACAATCAAATATCTTCAACagcattttatataatataatataatgatgGTACGGAAGCATAAAGAGTTGTGCATAGAAAAGGCCTAGACAATCCTACGCAGTTGAACACTGAATATATTACCTGTGTGCATAGATGCAATAGGAAATATTGAGAATGTCCAGCTATCCTCTCCATTTTCATCCTGAAATGTCaagaaatataaatatataccaCATTAATATTATTCCGGAAAATTGCTTGTTAATTTCCCATACCAATGTATGACTTTTTCCCGCTCTAATGGACTTCGCCGATGAAGAACCCTTACTGGTGTTCTCTGCTGAATTGGCTGAAAAATAAAAGGAACCATTTATTGTTTAATAGGCATGATATTGCATGTGCAAAGGAACGAGTGCTTTTGAGTATACAGAGATTAACTAATCTCCAATCTATACCAAAAAAAGTTTATTTCTAATTCAAAGCATAATTCGTGAGAAAGAGACTGTGTGAGAGACAAAGAGAAAGGAAGAAGACAAAAAATGACGTTCACCGTGTCTTTGCGAGATGAAAGCGTCAAATCATCATCGCAGGTGAGAGGACGAGAAATCCACACAAGTGCAGCATACTGCTTCTGCACATGTTCATTGAATCATTAAGTACAATCGAACAGCAAGATCGATCTGCCAACTCAATGGCAATTTCATCCAAAATAAAGCTAAAACCTGTTTTTCTGCTTCTCCTTCACGCATCAGCTCCCAACCCTGACTACCAAAAACCTTGAGATTTTTTACACGGACCTGCGGGCGGTCAATGTTTAGAACAACTAAATAACAAACTGATCTGGAAATAAAAACTATCCGACAGTGGTGAAatgtcaataaaacttacaaGTTTGCTTTCCAggctatttattttgttttccaTATCTTTTACCAAGATGTCAGAAGGGAATTGGCGTGCATTTTGGATCTCAACCAGAAAAGGCCGCCCGGTGCCCAACATCCGGACCTGGAGAGGGGGAGAGAGAGTAATTTGAACTATAATGATATTTGTCCATCAACAAGTGGTTGAGAGATGAAGTGTCATTACATCCATATCTTCCCTGCCAGCAGCGTGAAACTTATAGCTGTCACCGTGGCAAATGGGAAGGATATTGCAGCCAACTATTTCCTGCAAAGATATGGAACAGAAGGTTTTTGAAATATGGTTATTCCACATCACCAGCCAGGAAATAATAAATATAGTCATATAATTTTCTTTACCTCAACTGATGCTTCACCCCTTCTCTCATCATCAATAATCCAGCGAGACTGGCTAACATTTCTCGAATACTGCATTTGAAAAGATTGACTTGCATGATTAAGATATATGGAATGACAATGTTAACCGGATCAATCAGGAGAATTCTTCACAACTTACTTACTATGAAATAGATGCCTAATGCCTCGAAGAAAAGTAGAAAATGCACAGAAACAACATATGATTTAAGGATTACAGACAATTGGCCATCCGAGTATTAGCCGATTGCATCTCCAGAAATGCAGCTCACGGAGTGGAATGAAGGAATAAAAAGGTAAAATTCTAAAGCCCCGTATAAATAGAAGAAGAAGTTTATGACATTACTTTTAACAACTGTCACAGAGATAACTTGGTTGCACCTTAATATATCTGCCACCGATGAAGGTAGGAGTCCTGTAGCCTTGAAAAACCAACGAGCAGCATCGATTGATCTGAAAACGATGAAATTGTCACCACAAATGTTTAGTGTTGTATAACTCAGAATCGACGTTTCAAGGTTCCAAGGAATTATAGTGATAATGGTCTTTTGTGAAGATGCTTCTTAGCTCCTCATATGAGAAAAATTGACATGCATGGAACCATGCATCAAAAAGCAAGCAAACCCAACAAAGCGTTATAACAAATATACCATCTCGACAGGGAATTTCAAGAAACCAAACCCACGATCTTCCAAATTATTGGAAGAATTCTCGGAGACTTTCTGCCCTTCAACCTCAAGCACACCAGCACACTTCTTCTGGAAATCACCGTCACCTGTTCCATTGAACACttcttaaagaaataaatactcAGGATGCAAGACGAAAGTTATGCAAACGTCCAGATGCAATACTAATGGACAGAGGAATATAAACGCAAATTTAGGTTCCTTTCACAATGCAAACTTATTCCAAATGTCTAGTATAAAAAGGCACGCTACACTGTATGGTCATTTCTCTCTCTAGAGCATACAAAACTACACATCAAACATTAACAGCAAGCAATTTCTACAACCATAATGAGAAAGTATAAATGAACgcaaattatattaaaaaaaattaataagcaTACTCAACAGAGGTTAGTCACTGTAATCTCGCCGTTTTCCTAGATTCATCAACAGGAAGAAAATCCTAAGCTAATTATTATGATGACTTGATCA includes:
- the LOC140809312 gene encoding uncharacterized protein, which encodes MAYIRPTPDATEDELKHLRDAVHALPPQPVEDLLSNGACPRCILRIFGLHDQICSWPSVSTPVLSTLLNELSDNYTNGEKISSSDPETIRGSEEDINFCVICLGILQFLHLDKSGKLTRKSSAIDFAAAIADVVKMEGHQIDNFNLEVSIPPTVIENEKAVWLYIEKKFSSEPWFTQKFQFECTATKDFLKLSLSSLLETLLDAKARLSDFRIRLTYTLPDESAKSQHLSERNGCIKRRKTGDGDFQKKCAGVLEVEGQKVSENSSNNLEDRGFGFLKFPVEMINRCCSLVFQGYRTPTFIGGRYIKYSRNVSQSRWIIDDERRGEASVEEIVGCNILPICHGDSYKFHAAGREDMDVRMLGTGRPFLVEIQNARQFPSDILVKDMENKINSLESKLVRVKNLKVFGSQGWELMREGEAEKQKQYAALVWISRPLTCDDDLTLSSRKDTPIQQRTPVRVLHRRSPLEREKVIHWMKMERIAGHSQYFLLHLCTQAGTYIKEFVHGDLGRTHPSVGSMLGCRAEILRLDVTDVKMDCFQL